The Syngnathus typhle isolate RoL2023-S1 ecotype Sweden linkage group LG6, RoL_Styp_1.0, whole genome shotgun sequence genome has a window encoding:
- the slco1c1 gene encoding solute carrier organic anion transporter family member 1C1, with product MEVGAEHGAMQKTRRDDDASTKTRPSSSSSLKMFLVALSFAYFAKALSGSYMKSTITQLERRFDIPSYLIGIIDGSFEIGNLLVIAFVSYFGAKLHRPKMIAMGCVLMSIGTLIIALPHFIIGRYEFESSAKWVVNSSLTLSPCLPGSTGDPSQDSKLPQVPVKECEGDSNLSMWIYVLLGNILRGIGETPVQPLGISYIDDFATEENAALYVGCVQTISVVGPVFGYLLGSLCAKIYVDIGFVKLETITITPADSRWVGAWWLGYLIAGIITLLSAIPFWFLPRSLPVPGCHTPEKPEQASFIKGSASMKHKYPTEEHTSFIEMAKDFIPSLRTLLGHPVYLIYLCVTIIQLNSLIGMVTYKPKYIEQHFRQSASKANFLMGVINIPAVALGIFSGGLLMKKMKLNIIGAAKFAFVTSFLGYVLSLFFFVMSCENAKIAGVTLPYNSMEDISYDKHSVFTTCNSNCFCSANNWDPVCGENGITFVSPCLAGCTISTGSGKNTVFLNCSCVGVAGNLTAHTGQCPDKDDCDRMFPYFLALSVITSFIISLGGTPGYMLLIRCIKPQLKSFALGFHALATHTLAGIPAPIYFGAIIDSTCLKWGQKRCGGRGACKIYNTTKYRIAYLGLTLSLRTISFLVCIPGFILLSRQLKKEEQDALRGSRASGGTELEALRKEEFVISNSATLQRTSENGTDRETRL from the exons ATGGAGGTTGGAGCAGAGCACGGCGCTATGCAGAAGACCCGACGCGATGACGACGCATCCACAAAAACACGCCCTTCATCCTCCTCCAGTCTTAAG ATGTTTCTGGTGGCTCTGTCCTTTGCCTATTTTGCAAAGGCTCTGTCGGGGAGCTACATGAAGAGCACGATAACTCAGTTGGAGAGACGCTTTGACATTCCCAGTTACCTAATAGGCATCATTGATGGGAGCTTTGAGATAG GTAACCTGTTAGTTATAGCCTTTGTCAGTTACTTTGGTGCCAAACTCCATCGGCCAAAGATGATTGCAATGGGATGTGTGCTGATGTCTATCGGTACCTTAATCATTGCCCTGCCTCACTTCATCATTGGACG ATATGAATTTGAATCATCCGCCAAGTGGGTTGTGAATTCAAGCCTTACCTTGTCGCCATGTCTACCCGGCTCAACAGGTGACCCCAGCCAAGATAGTAAATTACCTCAAGTGCCAGTGAAAG AATGTGAAGGAGATTCCAACCTCTCCATGTGGATATATGTACTCCTGGGAAATATCCTACGAGGGATTGGAGAGACCCCTGTTCAGCCCCTTGGAATCTCCTACATAGATGACTTTGCTACTGAGGAGAATGCTGCATTATACgtgg GCTGTGTGCAGACCATCTCTGTGGTGGGGCCTGTCTTTGGCTACTTGTTAGGCTCTTTATGTGCAAAAATTTACGTGGACATTGGATTTGTAAAACTGG AAACCATCACAATAACCCCTGCAGATTCCCGCTGGGTTGGAGCCTGGTGGTTAGGCTACCTCATAGCCGGCATCATCACTTTACTTTCTGCCATTCCATTCTGGTTTCTGCCTCGCTCGCTACCAGTTCCAGGCTGTCACACCCCAGAAAAGCCTGAGCAGGCAAGTTTTATTAAAGGCTCTGCCTCCATGAAGCACAAGTATCCAACGGAAGAGCACACCAGTTTCATAGAGATGGCCAAAG ATTTTATTCCAAGCCTCCGGACCCTGTTGGGTCACCCTGTTTATCTGATCTacttgtgtgtgacaatcatccAGCTCAACTCACTTATTGGCATGGTCACCTACAAACCCAAGTACATCGAACAGCACTTTAGACAATCCGCCTCAAAGGCCAACTTTCTAATGG GTGTGATTAATATCCCAGCGGTTGCACTTGGGATTTTCTCTGGTGGCCTCCTAATGAAGAAGATGAAGCTGAACATTATAGGAGCAGCCAAATTTGCTTTTGTAACTTCTTTTCTTGGCTATGTCCTttctctgtttttctttgtgatgaGCTGTGAGAACGCCAAAATTGCCGGAGTGACTCTTCCGTACAACAG CATGGAGGACATATCTTATGACAAACACTCTGTTTTCACCACCTGCAACTCcaactgtttttgctcagcaaaTAATTGGGACCCAgtctgtggagagaatggaATCACTTTTGTTTCTCCCTGTCTTGCTGGCTGCACCATCTCCACCGGTTCAGGGAAAAACACA GTCTTCTTGAACTGTAGCTGCGTGGGTGTGGCTGGTAATCTGACAGCCCATACAGGTCAGTGCCCGGATAAGGACGACTGCGACAGGATGTTCCCGTACTTCTTGGCTCTTTCTGTCATCACGTCCTTCATCATTTCCCTGGGAGGAACACCGGGCTACATGCTCCTCATCAG GTGCATCAAACCACAGCTGAAATCGTTTGCCTTGGGATTCCATGCTCTAGCGACACATACACTTG CCGGAATCCCGGCACCCATTTACTTTGGAGCAATCATTGACAGCACATGTTTAAAATGGGGTCAGAAACGCTGCGGTGGAAGAGGAGCTTGTAAAATTTACAACACCACAAAATACAG gATCGCCTACCTGGGCCTGACTTTGAGCCTACGGACGATCTCATTTCTAGTGTGCATCCCGGGCTTCATCCTGCTCAGTAGACAGCTGAAGAAGGAGGAACAAGACGCCCTTCGTGGATCTCGAGCCAGTGGCGGAACAGAACTGGAAGCGCTCAGAAAGGAAGAATTTGTGATCTCAAATTCTGCGACATTACAAAGAACGTCAGAAAACGGCACAGACCGCGAAACGCGACTGTGA